The following proteins are co-located in the Echinicola sp. 20G genome:
- the lpdA gene encoding dihydrolipoyl dehydrogenase produces MKYDLIVIGSGPGGYVAAIRGAQLGMKTAIVEKYPTLGGTCLNVGCIPSKALLDSTEHYHNAAHTFKTHGIDLKDLKVNLKQMIARKDDVVKQNVDGIQYLMKKNKIDVHQGLGSFVDKNTIKVTKDDGKSEEITGKNIIIATGSKPSSLPFIEIDKKRIITSTEALKMNEVPKHMIVIGGGVIGMELGSVYARMGAKVSVVEFMDSLIPSMDKTMGKELQKSLKKLGFEFYLKHKVTAVKNRGKEVTVTAENSKGEAVEVKGDYVLVSIGRRPYTEGLNAEAAGVKINDRGQVEVDEHLKTSVDNIYAIGDVVKGAMLAHKAEEEGVLVVEQLAGQKPHINYNLIPGVVYTWPEVAAVGLTEEQLKEKGIKYKTGKFPFMASGRARASMDTDGLVKVLADASTDEILGVHMIGPRTADMIAEAVVAMEYRASAEDIARMSHAHPTYTEAFKEACLAATENRALHI; encoded by the coding sequence ATGAAATACGACTTAATCGTAATTGGATCTGGACCAGGGGGATATGTTGCTGCCATTAGAGGGGCACAGCTCGGGATGAAAACGGCTATTGTGGAGAAATATCCAACTTTAGGCGGTACTTGCTTAAATGTAGGCTGTATTCCTTCCAAGGCATTGTTGGACTCCACTGAGCATTACCACAATGCTGCCCATACCTTTAAAACCCATGGGATTGACTTGAAAGATTTAAAAGTGAACCTTAAGCAGATGATTGCCCGCAAGGATGATGTGGTCAAGCAGAATGTGGATGGAATTCAGTACTTGATGAAAAAAAATAAAATTGATGTTCATCAAGGGCTTGGTTCATTTGTAGATAAAAATACCATCAAAGTGACCAAGGATGATGGGAAATCTGAAGAAATCACCGGCAAGAATATCATTATAGCTACCGGATCTAAGCCGTCTTCCCTTCCTTTTATTGAAATAGATAAGAAACGCATCATCACTTCTACTGAAGCCTTGAAGATGAACGAGGTTCCCAAGCACATGATTGTGATTGGTGGTGGTGTAATTGGAATGGAATTGGGTTCTGTGTATGCCCGTATGGGAGCAAAAGTTTCGGTAGTAGAATTCATGGATTCTTTGATCCCATCCATGGACAAGACCATGGGTAAAGAATTGCAAAAGTCTCTTAAAAAATTAGGCTTTGAGTTTTACTTAAAACACAAGGTTACCGCTGTGAAAAACAGAGGGAAGGAAGTGACCGTTACAGCAGAAAACAGCAAAGGTGAGGCGGTTGAAGTGAAAGGGGATTATGTTTTGGTTTCTATTGGTAGAAGACCTTATACGGAAGGCCTTAATGCCGAAGCTGCTGGAGTGAAGATCAATGACCGAGGTCAAGTAGAAGTAGATGAGCATTTGAAAACCAGTGTGGATAATATTTATGCCATTGGTGATGTGGTTAAAGGAGCCATGTTGGCTCACAAAGCTGAAGAAGAAGGTGTTTTGGTTGTGGAGCAATTGGCGGGACAAAAACCTCATATCAATTATAATTTGATTCCTGGTGTGGTTTACACTTGGCCTGAAGTGGCAGCTGTTGGCCTGACTGAGGAGCAGTTGAAGGAAAAAGGTATTAAATATAAAACGGGAAAATTCCCTTTCATGGCATCTGGTCGAGCGAGGGCCTCCATGGATACTGACGGTTTGGTCAAAGTGCTTGCTGATGCGAGCACTGATGAGATATTAGGTGTTCATATGATTGGTCCAAGAACAGCAGATATGATTGCTGAGGCGGTTGTGGCCATGGAATATAGGGCATCGGCAGAGGATATTGCTAGAATGTCTCATGCGCACCCTACTTATACGGAGGCTTTCAAAGAGGCATGTTTGGCAGCTACTGAAAATAGAGCATTGCATATTTGA
- the odhB gene encoding 2-oxoglutarate dehydrogenase complex dihydrolipoyllysine-residue succinyltransferase, which yields MSLEIKVPAVGESITEVTIGQWFKNSGDYVEMDEVICELESDKATFELTAEAAGVLTTKAEAGDTLEIGAVICEIDTNASEGDAAPAEEKKEESKPAEKTSNGGGKTGEVKDMVVPTVGESITEVTLATWLKEDGDFVELDEIIAEVDSDKATFELPAEAQGILRHVAAEGDTLEIGGMICKIEVVEGDAPSESAGESTAETTPSSNGDSYAAGHASPAAAKILAEKGIDAKSVKGTGKDGRITKEDAEKAQKPAPKPAAPQASKAPAKEAAPEAPKVAGERNTKREKMTSLRKTISKRLVAAKNETAMLTTFNEVNMKPIMDLRKQYKEMFKEKHNVNLGFMSFFTKAVCVALQEWPAVNAQIDGNELVYHDFCDVSIAVSAPKGLVVPVIRNAEALSFDQIEKEVVRLATKARDGKLTIEEMTGGTFTITNGGIFGSMMSTPIINQPQSAILGMHNIVERPMAVNGEVKILPMMYVALSYDHRIIDGRESVSFLVRVKQLLEDPARLLLGV from the coding sequence ATGAGTTTAGAAATCAAAGTCCCTGCTGTGGGCGAATCCATTACTGAAGTAACCATAGGCCAATGGTTTAAAAATAGCGGAGACTATGTCGAAATGGACGAAGTGATCTGCGAATTGGAATCAGACAAAGCAACTTTTGAATTGACAGCGGAGGCTGCTGGTGTTTTGACTACCAAGGCAGAAGCAGGTGATACCTTGGAAATCGGGGCTGTGATCTGTGAAATAGACACCAATGCATCAGAAGGAGATGCAGCTCCAGCGGAAGAAAAGAAGGAGGAGTCTAAGCCTGCAGAGAAAACTTCCAATGGTGGAGGAAAGACAGGAGAAGTAAAAGATATGGTTGTCCCTACAGTTGGAGAATCAATCACGGAAGTTACTTTGGCGACTTGGTTGAAGGAAGATGGTGATTTTGTGGAATTGGATGAAATTATTGCAGAAGTAGATTCTGATAAAGCGACTTTTGAACTTCCTGCTGAAGCTCAAGGAATTTTAAGACATGTTGCAGCTGAAGGTGATACGTTGGAGATTGGGGGGATGATCTGTAAGATAGAAGTTGTAGAAGGTGATGCCCCTTCAGAATCTGCTGGTGAAAGCACCGCGGAGACAACTCCTTCTTCAAATGGGGACAGTTATGCAGCAGGCCATGCTTCACCAGCTGCAGCAAAAATATTGGCAGAAAAGGGCATTGATGCCAAAAGTGTGAAAGGAACTGGTAAAGATGGTAGAATTACCAAAGAGGATGCTGAAAAGGCTCAAAAACCTGCTCCTAAGCCAGCTGCACCTCAAGCATCAAAAGCGCCAGCCAAAGAAGCTGCACCTGAAGCACCTAAAGTAGCAGGCGAAAGAAATACGAAGAGGGAAAAGATGACCTCCCTCAGAAAGACCATTTCAAAGCGACTAGTAGCTGCCAAGAATGAAACAGCCATGTTAACCACTTTCAATGAGGTGAACATGAAGCCGATCATGGATCTAAGAAAGCAGTATAAGGAGATGTTCAAGGAAAAGCACAATGTGAACCTTGGCTTTATGTCTTTCTTTACCAAGGCTGTTTGTGTAGCGCTTCAGGAATGGCCGGCAGTCAATGCACAAATTGATGGAAACGAATTGGTGTATCATGACTTCTGTGATGTGTCCATTGCCGTTTCGGCTCCTAAAGGATTGGTAGTTCCGGTAATTAGAAATGCAGAAGCCCTTTCTTTTGACCAAATAGAGAAAGAAGTGGTGAGATTGGCTACAAAGGCAAGAGATGGTAAGTTGACCATTGAAGAGATGACCGGAGGTACTTTTACGATTACCAATGGAGGGATTTTTGGATCCATGATGTCCACCCCAATCATCAATCAGCCTCAATCAGCTATTTTAGGAATGCACAATATTGTGGAGAGACCAATGGCCGTGAATGGTGAAGTGAAAATCCTCCCTATGATGTATGTGGCCTTGTCTTATGATCACAGGATTATTGATGGTAGAGAATCTGTAAGCTTCTTGGTTAGGGTGAAGCAATTGCTTGAAGATCCAGCTAGGTTGTTACTAGGAGTATAA
- a CDS encoding sterol desaturase family protein, translating into MKKIGRLERPDNNGSAQMFQNPVLEKLSRTHISIPIIMFLVIGSVSFYYGLTTTTIPVLIGLIVLLIGLLAFTLVEYLMHKYFFHMVPNTKLKDKLQYSVHGVHHDYPKDKDRLAMPPFISGLYACIFYFVFTFIMGDYAFYFLPGFLIGYALYLGVHYVVHAFQPPKNFLKILWVNHAIHHYKDPDVAFGVSSPLWDVVLGTMPKKDK; encoded by the coding sequence ATGAAGAAAATTGGAAGACTGGAGAGGCCTGATAACAATGGGTCCGCACAAATGTTCCAAAATCCTGTTTTGGAAAAGTTGTCCAGAACACATATAAGTATTCCTATTATCATGTTTTTGGTAATAGGTTCCGTTTCGTTTTACTATGGATTGACTACTACTACGATTCCGGTTTTGATAGGATTAATAGTATTGTTGATTGGTCTATTGGCTTTTACTCTTGTGGAATATTTGATGCATAAGTATTTCTTTCACATGGTGCCTAATACCAAACTGAAAGATAAATTACAGTATTCTGTGCACGGGGTCCATCATGATTATCCCAAGGACAAAGATCGTTTGGCTATGCCTCCTTTTATCAGTGGCTTATATGCCTGCATCTTTTATTTTGTGTTTACCTTTATTATGGGTGATTATGCTTTCTATTTCTTGCCAGGTTTTTTGATTGGCTATGCGCTGTACCTTGGGGTGCATTATGTGGTTCACGCTTTCCAGCCACCAAAGAATTTCTTGAAAATCCTTTGGGTTAACCATGCCATTCATCACTATAAGGATCCTGATGTTGCATTTGGGGTAAGTTCACCTCTTTGGGATGTTGTTTTAGGTACAATGCCTAAGAAAGATAAATAA
- a CDS encoding 2-oxoglutarate dehydrogenase E1 component encodes MDKYSYISNAHVAYIDELYEDYKKDPESIEPSWKTFFDGFDFAITKFGEDENGGAVSSTSQVSAAPNGNLATKGTIMDMEQLPKEIKVRALIHAYRSRAHLRSKTNPVRERRDRKALIDLEDFGLSEADLSTVFQAGNEIGIGDAKLSKIVEALKKIYEGSMGFEYLYIRDPEMLDWLRQKIEKEALAFNPPAEEKKRILSKLNEAVVFENFLHTKYLGQKRFSLEGGESTIPFLDAVINKGAELGAEEVMIGMAHRGRLNVLANIMGKTYEQIFSEFEGTAKPDLTMGDGDVKYHMGFSSEITTPTSKKINLKLAPNPSHLEAVNPVVEGFVRAKIDHQYEGNKDKVIPILIHGDAAVAGQGIVYEVTQMANLKGYNTGGTIHFVINNQVGFTTDFDDARSSIYCTDVAKIIDAPVIHVNGDDPEEVVFAAKLAAEFRQKYNQDIFIDMVCYRRHGHNESDEPKFTQPELYNIISKHPNPREIYNKRLMERGDVDAKLAKQMDKEFRQLLQDRLNMVKEKPLPYNFSPFEQAWKELRKSTPEDFEKSPDTFISEEAVNKVAEALTTLPKGFKPIKQIEVQMKQRKDMFFNSKSLNWAAAELLAYGSLLLEGKTVRLTGQDCRRGTFSHRHAVLHDANTSKSYNSLKELKDNKGQFHIYNSLLSEYAVLGFEYGYAMANPDSLTIWEAQFGDFANGAQTMIDQFISSGESKWQKMNGLVMLLPHGYEGQGPEHSNARPERFLQLSAEYNMVVANITEPSNFFHLLRRQLAWEFRKPCIVMSPKSLLRHPKVMSPVEEFTTGGFREVLTDTTVSEKDVTRVVLCSGKIYYDLIEAREKEKVKDVAIVRVEQLHPLPKNQIVDVVKSFSKQKEVVWVQEEPENMGYWTYMMRALFRDFPMEVIARKASASPATGYHKVHVEEQQNIINKALKIK; translated from the coding sequence ATGGACAAATATTCATACATTTCCAATGCCCATGTAGCTTATATTGATGAGCTATATGAGGATTACAAAAAGGACCCAGAATCAATCGAACCAAGTTGGAAAACATTTTTTGATGGCTTTGACTTTGCCATTACCAAGTTTGGAGAAGACGAAAACGGAGGCGCTGTTTCTTCAACATCGCAAGTGAGTGCTGCACCAAATGGCAATCTAGCGACCAAAGGAACTATTATGGACATGGAGCAATTGCCAAAGGAAATTAAGGTAAGGGCTTTGATCCATGCGTATCGTTCCAGAGCACACTTAAGGTCTAAGACCAATCCAGTACGAGAAAGAAGGGATAGAAAAGCATTGATCGACCTAGAGGATTTTGGGTTGAGCGAGGCGGACCTAAGTACGGTTTTTCAGGCTGGGAACGAAATTGGTATTGGAGATGCCAAGTTGAGTAAAATCGTAGAAGCCCTCAAAAAGATATATGAAGGTTCGATGGGATTCGAATACTTATATATTCGAGATCCGGAAATGTTGGATTGGTTGAGGCAAAAAATTGAAAAGGAAGCTTTGGCCTTTAACCCTCCAGCTGAGGAGAAGAAGAGAATATTGTCCAAGTTGAATGAAGCGGTTGTCTTCGAAAACTTCTTGCATACCAAATATTTAGGACAAAAGCGATTTTCCCTTGAAGGTGGTGAAAGTACCATCCCATTTTTGGATGCGGTCATCAATAAGGGGGCGGAATTAGGTGCCGAAGAAGTGATGATTGGTATGGCCCACAGAGGTCGATTGAATGTTTTGGCCAATATCATGGGCAAAACCTATGAGCAGATTTTCTCTGAATTTGAAGGAACTGCCAAGCCTGACCTTACCATGGGTGATGGTGATGTGAAGTACCATATGGGATTTTCCAGTGAAATTACCACACCTACCAGCAAGAAGATCAACCTGAAATTAGCTCCTAACCCGTCACACTTGGAAGCGGTAAATCCAGTAGTGGAAGGGTTTGTAAGAGCAAAAATCGATCATCAGTATGAAGGGAACAAGGATAAGGTAATTCCTATCTTGATCCATGGTGATGCAGCGGTGGCTGGGCAAGGTATTGTGTATGAGGTGACGCAAATGGCTAACCTAAAAGGTTATAACACCGGAGGAACCATTCACTTTGTGATCAATAACCAGGTTGGTTTTACGACAGACTTTGATGATGCAAGAAGCTCGATCTACTGTACCGATGTAGCCAAAATCATAGATGCTCCTGTAATCCACGTCAATGGAGATGATCCAGAAGAAGTGGTATTCGCGGCAAAACTGGCTGCTGAATTCAGACAGAAATATAACCAGGACATTTTCATTGATATGGTTTGTTATAGAAGGCATGGCCACAATGAATCTGATGAGCCTAAGTTTACCCAACCTGAGTTATATAACATTATATCCAAGCATCCTAATCCAAGAGAGATCTATAATAAAAGACTCATGGAAAGAGGGGATGTAGATGCCAAGCTGGCTAAGCAGATGGACAAAGAGTTCCGTCAATTGCTTCAAGACAGGTTGAATATGGTGAAAGAAAAGCCACTTCCTTATAACTTCTCACCTTTTGAGCAGGCCTGGAAAGAACTTAGAAAGTCTACCCCTGAGGATTTTGAGAAATCTCCAGATACTTTTATTTCTGAAGAAGCGGTTAATAAAGTAGCAGAAGCGTTGACCACCTTGCCAAAAGGCTTTAAGCCAATTAAGCAAATTGAGGTGCAAATGAAGCAGCGTAAAGATATGTTCTTTAATTCCAAGTCCCTAAACTGGGCGGCTGCTGAATTATTGGCTTATGGCTCTTTGCTATTGGAAGGCAAAACAGTAAGGTTAACTGGACAGGATTGTAGAAGAGGTACTTTCTCTCACAGACATGCGGTGCTTCATGACGCCAATACCAGTAAGTCTTACAATTCTTTAAAAGAATTAAAGGATAATAAAGGTCAATTCCATATTTATAACTCCTTACTTTCTGAATATGCAGTATTGGGATTTGAATATGGATATGCCATGGCCAATCCAGATTCATTGACCATCTGGGAGGCACAATTTGGTGATTTTGCCAATGGTGCCCAGACGATGATTGACCAGTTTATCAGTTCTGGTGAGTCCAAGTGGCAGAAAATGAACGGGCTTGTGATGTTGTTGCCTCATGGTTATGAGGGACAAGGGCCAGAGCACTCTAATGCTAGGCCAGAAAGGTTCTTGCAACTTTCTGCTGAATACAATATGGTGGTAGCCAATATCACAGAACCCTCCAACTTCTTCCATTTGTTGAGAAGACAATTGGCTTGGGAATTTAGAAAACCTTGTATTGTAATGTCTCCTAAATCCTTGTTGAGACATCCTAAAGTGATGTCTCCTGTTGAGGAATTTACCACAGGTGGGTTTAGGGAAGTTTTGACGGATACTACCGTAAGCGAAAAGGATGTGACGCGAGTAGTACTTTGTTCAGGTAAAATCTATTATGATCTGATAGAGGCAAGAGAAAAGGAAAAAGTGAAAGATGTTGCAATCGTTAGGGTAGAGCAGTTGCATCCACTTCCTAAAAATCAGATTGTTGATGTAGTTAAATCTTTCAGCAAACAGAAAGAAGTGGTTTGGGTACAGGAAGAACCAGAAAACATGGGCTACTGGACCTATATGATGAGGGCTTTGTTCAGGGATTTCCCTATGGAGGTTATCGCTCGAAAGGCAAGTGCTTCACCAGCAACAGGCTACCATAAGGTGCATGTTGAAGAACAACAAAATATTATCAATAAAGCATTAAAAATCAAGTAA
- the bshA gene encoding N-acetyl-alpha-D-glucosaminyl L-malate synthase BshA: protein MKIGIVCYPTFGGSGVVATELGKALAKEGHQVHFVTYRQPTRLDFFSENLFYHEVDIKSYPLFEHAPYELALASKMVNVVKYEELDLLHVHYAIPHASAAYMAKQILKSQGIEIPVVTTLHGTDITLVGKDPSYEPVVTFSINESDGVTAVSEDLKQATYEHFDIKNGIEVIPNFIDLDRFKKQKKEHFKRAICPNDEKLLVHTSNFRKVKRVEDVIQVFYEVRKVVPSKLLLVGDGPERDKMERLCRELGTCEDTRFLGKLEAVEEVLSVADLFLIPSEKESFGLAALEAMACEVPVLSSNAGGIPELNIDGVTGFACDVGDIKGLTEKALHILSDKNLPGFKKRALARAKEFDVSNILPRYEAFYKKTIEKTLSLSK, encoded by the coding sequence ATGAAAATCGGAATTGTCTGTTACCCCACTTTTGGTGGGAGTGGCGTAGTGGCCACAGAATTGGGGAAAGCCCTTGCAAAAGAAGGACATCAGGTTCATTTTGTAACATACAGACAGCCTACCAGGTTGGACTTTTTCAGTGAGAATTTATTCTATCACGAAGTAGATATAAAGAGTTATCCATTATTTGAACATGCACCTTATGAATTGGCCTTGGCCAGTAAAATGGTGAATGTCGTCAAATATGAGGAATTGGACTTGCTACATGTCCATTACGCTATTCCTCATGCTTCGGCTGCTTACATGGCCAAGCAGATTTTGAAAAGCCAAGGAATAGAAATACCTGTGGTTACCACCTTACATGGTACTGACATCACTTTGGTGGGAAAAGACCCCAGTTATGAACCAGTGGTTACATTCAGTATCAACGAGTCAGATGGTGTCACTGCGGTGTCGGAAGATTTGAAGCAAGCTACCTACGAGCATTTTGATATTAAGAATGGCATAGAGGTGATTCCAAACTTTATTGATCTGGATCGCTTCAAGAAACAGAAAAAGGAGCATTTCAAGAGGGCAATATGTCCAAATGACGAAAAACTATTGGTGCACACTTCCAACTTTAGGAAAGTAAAGCGGGTAGAGGATGTTATTCAAGTATTTTATGAAGTGCGGAAAGTTGTTCCTTCAAAGCTGTTATTGGTAGGAGATGGGCCTGAACGAGATAAGATGGAGCGCCTTTGTAGAGAGTTGGGGACTTGTGAAGATACCCGTTTCTTAGGGAAATTGGAGGCCGTGGAAGAAGTGCTTTCAGTGGCTGACTTGTTTTTGATTCCTTCTGAGAAAGAGAGTTTTGGCTTAGCGGCACTGGAGGCGATGGCCTGTGAGGTTCCAGTATTGTCTTCTAATGCTGGAGGGATACCTGAATTGAACATTGATGGAGTAACGGGCTTTGCATGCGATGTTGGGGATATCAAAGGTTTGACTGAAAAGGCCTTACATATCCTTTCTGATAAGAACTTACCTGGGTTTAAAAAAAGAGCTTTGGCCAGGGCAAAAGAATTTGATGTTTCAAACATATTGCCGAGGTATGAGGCGTTTTATAAAAAGACCATAGAGAAAACCCTTTCTCTTTCCAAATAG
- a CDS encoding epimerase has translation MKISIIGLGWLGLPLAKFLIGKGHEVIGSTTSVEKQKLLEKEGVNAVCLKLEPHPVGSGFQKLFDADLVIINIPPKRRTLPDTFHPEQIKFLKALIQQSNVKSVIYTSATSVYPDVNREVDETEKLIGKETVNMTLLEAESILTKDKSYSLTIIRLGGLLGLDRIPGKYFSGKTNVTGHPPVNYIHQEDAVRLIEFVVANNLWDEIFNGVSPLHPKKKAVYEMNAKELGFDPPASYDQSERADWKQVSSRKIQDEGFMFKYEDPLSFNYTP, from the coding sequence ATGAAGATCAGTATAATTGGCCTAGGATGGCTCGGCCTTCCCCTAGCAAAGTTTCTTATTGGCAAGGGGCATGAGGTAATTGGTAGTACTACTTCAGTAGAGAAACAAAAACTGCTGGAAAAAGAAGGAGTTAACGCCGTATGCTTAAAATTAGAACCTCATCCTGTTGGAAGTGGGTTTCAAAAACTTTTTGATGCTGATCTAGTCATTATAAATATCCCTCCCAAAAGAAGAACTTTGCCCGATACTTTTCATCCTGAGCAAATCAAATTCCTAAAAGCCCTCATACAACAATCAAATGTAAAAAGTGTCATTTATACCAGTGCTACTTCTGTGTATCCGGATGTTAATAGAGAGGTGGATGAAACGGAAAAATTGATTGGAAAAGAGACAGTGAACATGACATTGTTGGAAGCTGAGAGTATCTTAACCAAAGATAAAAGTTATTCGCTTACCATCATTCGCTTAGGGGGATTACTAGGGTTGGACAGAATTCCTGGAAAATATTTTTCAGGAAAGACCAATGTAACAGGACATCCTCCAGTCAATTATATTCATCAAGAGGATGCGGTAAGACTTATTGAGTTTGTAGTTGCCAATAATTTATGGGATGAGATTTTCAATGGTGTAAGTCCCTTGCATCCTAAGAAGAAAGCCGTTTATGAAATGAACGCTAAAGAACTGGGTTTTGATCCACCAGCAAGTTATGATCAAAGCGAGCGCGCTGATTGGAAACAAGTTTCTTCCCGAAAAATCCAAGATGAGGGCTTTATGTTTAAATATGAAGACCCGCTTTCATTCAATTACACGCCTTGA